Proteins from a genomic interval of Halopseudomonas litoralis:
- a CDS encoding response regulator: MKLLLVEDEALLRHHLSTRFGEAGHIVDAVDSAEDGVFQAQQFNHDIAIIDLGLPGMGGLDLIRQLRSMGRTFPILILTARGSWQDKVEGLTCGADDYVVKPFQFEELEARLNALVRRSSGFVQARISTGTLVLDLNRKQAMVDDKALPLTAFEYRILEYLMRHHQQVVAKDRLIEQLYPDDDDRDSNVIEVLVGRLRRKLETAGERELIETVRGQGYLFVGQCH; the protein is encoded by the coding sequence ATGAAGCTTCTGTTGGTAGAAGACGAGGCGCTGTTGCGCCACCACCTGTCCACGCGCTTCGGTGAGGCGGGGCATATTGTCGATGCCGTCGACAGCGCCGAGGATGGCGTGTTTCAGGCTCAGCAGTTCAACCACGATATCGCCATCATCGACCTGGGCTTGCCTGGCATGGGTGGACTGGATCTTATCCGCCAATTACGCAGCATGGGTCGGACCTTCCCAATTCTGATATTGACTGCCCGTGGCAGTTGGCAGGACAAGGTCGAAGGGTTGACCTGCGGTGCGGATGATTATGTGGTCAAACCCTTTCAGTTCGAAGAGCTGGAGGCGCGGCTGAATGCTCTGGTGCGGCGCTCCTCGGGTTTTGTTCAGGCACGGATCAGTACCGGAACACTTGTGCTGGACCTGAACCGCAAGCAGGCCATGGTCGATGATAAGGCGTTGCCGCTCACGGCCTTTGAATACCGGATTCTCGAATATCTGATGCGCCATCATCAGCAGGTGGTGGCCAAGGATCGACTGATCGAGCAGTTGTATCCCGACGATGACGACCGTGACTCCAATGTCATTGAGGTATTGGTCGGGCGGTTGCGTCGCAAGCTGGAGACGGCTGGAGAGCGCGAGCTGATCGAAACGGTGCGCGGCCAGGGCTACCTGTTTGTCGGGCAATGCCATTGA
- a CDS encoding ATP-binding protein, producing the protein MMRSLRSRLVFSAAGFAMLFVLALLPALQNVFDQTLEQVVQQRLAADAATLISVATVVDGKLVMPEHMPDEEFNLPEAKLLGYVHDVAGNLIWHSRSTEDEQLSYLPHFSGNRIDFLRIRDLDQREYYVYDVEVNLAGDDELPLSFITMLPSSEFAPLQKSFSQKLRSWLGGGLLILLVLLWLGLTWSLRSLGGVRRELNEIEQGRRAALTDKHPAELARLTRSLNRLLDSERLQQTRYRDSLADLAHSLKTPLAVLQTVAEKIREQPGRNEQSRVLQDQIERMSQQIDYQLQRASLRRSGLVLHQARLAPVVAKLCEALSKVYQEKPVRVAFDISDDFQVPMEEGALLELLGNLLENAYRLSISHIRVRATARQGVCEITVEDDGPGVPESQRQRVIGRGERLDTAHPGQGIGLSVVRDIIESYDGELSLEDSALGGAAFHVRLPSERLAPGRRRT; encoded by the coding sequence TTGATGCGCTCACTGCGTTCCCGGTTGGTGTTCAGTGCCGCCGGCTTTGCCATGCTCTTCGTGCTGGCGTTGCTGCCGGCGTTGCAGAATGTGTTCGATCAGACTCTCGAGCAGGTCGTCCAGCAGCGCCTGGCTGCTGATGCGGCTACCCTGATCAGCGTGGCTACTGTGGTTGATGGCAAGCTGGTCATGCCGGAACACATGCCAGATGAAGAGTTCAACCTGCCTGAAGCCAAGCTGCTGGGCTACGTGCATGACGTGGCGGGCAACCTGATCTGGCACTCGCGCTCTACTGAAGACGAGCAGTTGAGCTATCTGCCGCACTTCAGCGGCAACCGTATCGACTTTCTGCGCATACGTGACCTGGATCAGCGGGAATACTACGTCTACGACGTGGAAGTGAACCTGGCGGGGGATGATGAACTGCCGCTGAGCTTCATCACAATGTTGCCGAGCAGCGAGTTCGCACCTCTGCAGAAAAGCTTCAGTCAGAAGTTGCGGTCATGGCTGGGTGGCGGATTGTTGATTCTGCTGGTGCTGCTCTGGCTCGGGCTGACCTGGAGCCTGCGCTCACTGGGTGGTGTGCGGCGGGAGCTCAACGAAATCGAGCAGGGCAGACGTGCTGCGCTGACGGATAAACATCCTGCCGAGCTTGCACGTTTGACGCGCTCCTTGAATCGCCTGCTCGACAGCGAGCGCCTGCAGCAGACGCGGTATCGTGATTCGCTGGCGGATCTGGCTCACAGCCTGAAAACGCCGCTGGCGGTGCTGCAGACCGTGGCGGAAAAGATCCGCGAGCAACCAGGCCGCAATGAGCAATCCCGTGTGTTGCAGGACCAGATCGAGCGGATGAGCCAGCAGATCGACTATCAATTGCAGCGAGCCAGTCTGCGCCGCAGTGGCCTGGTATTGCATCAGGCCAGGCTGGCGCCGGTAGTTGCGAAGCTCTGCGAGGCGCTGAGCAAGGTTTATCAAGAGAAGCCGGTGCGAGTGGCGTTTGATATCAGTGATGATTTTCAGGTGCCGATGGAAGAGGGTGCATTACTGGAGTTGCTGGGCAACCTGCTGGAAAATGCCTACCGTCTGAGTATCTCGCATATCAGAGTCAGAGCGACCGCACGTCAGGGTGTTTGTGAGATCACTGTCGAAGATGACGGGCCCGGTGTGCCGGAGAGTCAGCGTCAGCGGGTAATAGGTCGGGGTGAGCGCCTGGATACGGCCCACCCGGGGCAGGGCATCGGGCTGTCCGTGGTTCGCGATATCATCGAAAGCTACGATGGTGAACTGAGCCTGGAAGATTCAGCACTGGGTGGCGCGGCCTTCCATGTTCGCTTGCCCAGCGAAAGGCTGGCTCCAGGCAGGCGGCGTACCTGA
- the rpiA gene encoding ribose-5-phosphate isomerase RpiA: MTQDELKQAVGQAAVEILLPNLEDKSVIGVGTGSTANHFIDALARHKGFFDGAVASSQATAERLKQHGIPVYDLNSVASLDYYVDGADEANRHLELIKGGGAALTREKIVAAVARTFICIADESKLVGTLGEFPLPVEVIPMARSHVAREIVKLGGDPAYREGVVTDNGNVILDVHNMQIHDPRGLEEKLNAIVGVVCNGLFAARPADILLLGTATGVQRMERSAN, translated from the coding sequence ATGACCCAGGATGAACTCAAGCAGGCCGTTGGGCAGGCAGCGGTGGAAATTCTGCTGCCCAATCTGGAAGACAAGAGCGTCATCGGGGTCGGCACTGGCTCGACCGCCAACCACTTCATCGATGCCCTGGCCCGGCACAAGGGCTTCTTCGATGGTGCCGTGGCCAGTTCGCAGGCCACCGCCGAGCGTCTGAAGCAGCATGGCATCCCCGTCTACGATCTGAACAGCGTGGCCAGCCTGGACTATTACGTGGATGGTGCTGACGAGGCCAACCGGCATCTGGAACTGATCAAGGGGGGCGGCGCAGCGCTGACCCGTGAGAAGATCGTTGCTGCCGTAGCCCGGACCTTCATCTGCATCGCCGACGAAAGCAAGTTGGTCGGTACCCTCGGCGAGTTTCCGCTACCGGTGGAAGTCATCCCCATGGCCCGCAGCCATGTCGCCCGGGAAATCGTCAAACTCGGCGGCGATCCGGCCTACCGCGAAGGCGTGGTGACCGATAACGGCAACGTCATTCTCGATGTCCACAACATGCAGATCCACGACCCCCGCGGGTTGGAAGAAAAGCTCAATGCGATTGTCGGCGTGGTCTGCAATGGTCTGTTTGCGGCAAGGCCCGCGGATATCCTGTTGCTCGGCACGGCAACCGGCGTGCAGCGTATGGAGCGATCTGCCAACTGA